Proteins encoded within one genomic window of Gloeobacter kilaueensis JS1:
- a CDS encoding cryptochrome/photolyase family protein produces the protein MPSLAIVWHRRDLRLQDNPALARAAEQFQQVLAVFVIDPAIIGRDDTAPARVHFLRESLAELQRAYANLGGRLVVCRGEPAEQLVVLARTLGAEAVFFNDDIEPYARTRDQKVIEALAGAGVAAHPCAEILLHPAAEVLTGQGKPYTVFTPFWRNWSAKPKPRPFAAPERLSAPSVETGTFISLDELGKPFSGKLLVTPGEQAGIKLLDHFCEAALYRYDERRDHPAEPGTSLLSAHLKFGTIGIRAVWQRTIESWRKAPADRERANLAVWQQELGWREFYKYELAHFPELAERPFRRAFEQFPYDHDRERFERWCRGETGFPFVDAAMRQLNTVSWMHNRLRMVVASFLTKDLLLPYQWGERYFMQKLVDGDLSANNGGWQWAASVGTDPKPLRIFNPSTQARRYDSEATYIRRWLPELAPVDTAMLVESERFSPLFRSRYGYPQAIVEHKSQQQIFKERYRQIHSTEKQADTSTSD, from the coding sequence GTGCCATCGCTCGCCATCGTCTGGCATCGCCGGGATCTGCGCCTGCAGGACAATCCGGCTCTGGCAAGGGCAGCGGAGCAATTCCAGCAGGTACTCGCCGTCTTCGTGATCGATCCGGCGATTATAGGTCGCGACGACACTGCCCCGGCGCGGGTCCATTTTTTGCGCGAATCGCTCGCCGAACTGCAGCGCGCCTACGCTAACCTCGGTGGCCGCCTGGTCGTCTGCCGGGGTGAGCCTGCCGAACAACTGGTGGTGCTCGCCCGGACCCTCGGGGCGGAGGCGGTGTTCTTTAACGACGACATCGAGCCCTACGCCCGCACCCGCGACCAGAAGGTGATCGAGGCTCTCGCAGGCGCGGGTGTCGCCGCCCACCCCTGCGCTGAGATCCTGCTGCATCCTGCCGCAGAGGTCCTCACCGGCCAGGGCAAACCCTATACGGTCTTTACTCCCTTCTGGCGCAACTGGTCCGCTAAGCCCAAGCCCAGGCCGTTTGCTGCTCCTGAGCGGCTGAGCGCTCCGAGCGTCGAGACTGGCACATTTATAAGCCTGGACGAACTGGGCAAGCCGTTCTCCGGCAAGCTGCTGGTCACACCGGGGGAGCAGGCAGGGATCAAGTTGCTCGATCACTTCTGCGAGGCGGCTCTCTACCGCTACGACGAGCGGCGCGACCACCCGGCGGAGCCCGGCACCTCGTTGCTGAGCGCCCATCTCAAGTTTGGAACCATCGGCATCCGCGCTGTCTGGCAGCGCACGATCGAAAGCTGGCGCAAGGCACCAGCCGATCGAGAGCGGGCCAACCTGGCGGTCTGGCAGCAGGAATTGGGCTGGCGAGAATTTTATAAATACGAACTTGCCCACTTTCCGGAGCTGGCGGAGCGGCCTTTTCGGCGTGCCTTCGAGCAGTTTCCCTACGACCACGACCGCGAGCGCTTCGAGCGCTGGTGCCGGGGCGAAACGGGCTTTCCCTTCGTCGATGCGGCGATGCGCCAGCTCAACACTGTCTCGTGGATGCACAACCGCCTGCGCATGGTCGTCGCCAGTTTTCTGACCAAAGATCTGCTTTTGCCTTACCAGTGGGGCGAGCGCTACTTTATGCAAAAACTGGTAGACGGCGATCTGTCGGCCAACAACGGCGGCTGGCAGTGGGCCGCTTCGGTGGGGACCGATCCCAAGCCGCTGCGCATCTTCAACCCCTCGACCCAGGCGCGCCGCTACGACTCCGAGGCCACTTACATCCGCCGCTGGCTACCGGAACTTGCCCCAGTCGATACCGCCATGCTCGTCGAATCTGAGCGCTTCTCGCCCTTGTTTCGCTCGCGCTACGGCTATCCCCAGGCGATCGTCGAGCACAAGAGCCAGCAGCAGATCTTCAAGGAGCGCTACCGGCAGATCCACTCCACCGAAAAACAAGCAGATACCTCTACCAGTGACTGA
- a CDS encoding DUF1825 family protein, producing the protein MGFFDSEIVQQEAREFYQEYQELMRIGSNYGKFDREGKKLFIEKMEDLLERQRIMLKRMELSDDFMAQMAMKQMTEQLNTVGMTPQQMFQQMEKTLEEMKAQIKE; encoded by the coding sequence ATGGGATTTTTCGATTCTGAGATCGTCCAGCAAGAAGCTCGAGAATTCTACCAGGAGTATCAGGAGCTTATGCGCATCGGCAGCAACTACGGCAAGTTCGACCGGGAAGGCAAAAAACTATTTATCGAAAAGATGGAAGACTTGCTTGAGCGGCAACGGATCATGCTCAAGCGCATGGAGCTTTCAGATGATTTTATGGCCCAGATGGCGATGAAACAGATGACCGAACAGCTCAATACAGTTGGGATGACTCCTCAGCAAATGTTTCAGCAGATGGAGAAGACCCTCGAAGAGATGAAAGCCCAGATCAAGGAATAA
- a CDS encoding Fur family transcriptional regulator: MSVRKLTKGQQAVLEVLVHSHRPLSAQDIYLELRGTEQEVGLATVYRSLEALHGGGRVQIIDVRDNQAHYLIGKASHSQHHLICLNCKRVVPLDHCPVGDLEKHLSQDHEFQIEYHVLDFYGTCGDCRQVVGV; this comes from the coding sequence ATGTCCGTGCGCAAACTGACCAAGGGCCAGCAGGCTGTTCTGGAGGTGCTCGTTCATTCGCACCGGCCTCTTTCTGCCCAGGATATCTATCTCGAATTGCGGGGCACCGAGCAGGAAGTGGGACTGGCTACGGTCTATCGCTCGCTCGAAGCGTTGCACGGCGGTGGCCGGGTTCAGATTATCGACGTGCGCGACAATCAGGCCCACTATCTGATCGGCAAGGCCAGTCACAGCCAGCACCATCTTATCTGTCTCAATTGCAAGCGGGTCGTCCCCCTCGATCACTGTCCGGTGGGGGACCTCGAAAAGCACCTTTCCCAGGACCACGAATTTCAGATCGAATATCACGTTCTCGATTTTTATGGTACCTGCGGCGACTGCCGTCAGGTGGTCGGGGTCTAG